Below is a window of Drosophila miranda strain MSH22 chromosome 3, D.miranda_PacBio2.1, whole genome shotgun sequence DNA.
AAAGCAACTGGAGCCGGCCCTGGGCGCGGAATATTTCCGTAGCATACCCAGCGAGTGCCTGGATCAGCTGAAGCAGGTCACCCAAAACAACGGGGAGTATGCACAGCAGAGCGAACTGATCGAGGAGAGCCTCATATTGGCCATGAAGCGGTACGGGGAGATCCAGGAGGGTCTGCTCACCTCGCTGGATGCCATGAGCGCGCGCCTTGATCaggtagagcagcgcatggaTCAGAAAAAGAAGAGCGATCTCAACAAAGATGTGCCGCCCAAGGAATGATGACTGAGCACATCCATACGAGACTGCTGAAAGTATTTAGATAAGATTTCCGATCTACTCTCCACCTACATATACTCGTTTCCGAACAAATAAAACTGGTCGGATTCCCTGGTGGGGAGAATAGATCCAAGATGCTTTTTCCATTGTAAGTTTCCTTTTATCGTTATTTTATGCTAGCACAATATAGAATTCTACCAAATTAAACCTAACAGATAGACAAAGATTATAACTCGGGAAATACATTCCCTTTCGAGTCGAAAGTGGAGGTATTGGCCCTAACTTCGATGATGGGGGGCACAGTCTTAGCTCAACCATGGAGTAATAACCTCCTCCAGTTTCGTTCCTAGAATCGCATTTCGTTGCGCTGAATCCGCTCGTAGACGGACTGGGTGAGCGGGGCATAGACACCATCCGATCCTGCATAGAACAACTCATCCTCGATGGCCGCCGGATCGAAGCCCTGCTGCTGTAGCTCCACTTTTCTCAGCTTGAACGTGCCCGTCAGGTCGATCTTCCGGAGGAAGCGCAGAAACTGCGGACGTGCATAGCTGGGCAGAGCCTTAGTGAGCTCCTGGCCCAGCATCTCCACCTTCACTTCTCGCGTGGGATCGTATATGGCGGCCATACCGGCCCGGCCTTCGGTTTGGGGTATGCTGACCCCATACACGATGACATCCTTGTATCCGGCCAGGTTGCTGAGCTGTGCCTCCACCTCGCTAGTAGAGACATTCTCTCCCTTCCAGCGGAAGGTGTCGCCGGTGCGATCCTTGAAGTAGAGATAGCCCCGTTCATCGGAGACCAGCAGGTCGCCAGAGATAAAGGCCATATCGCCCTTTGCAAAGACATCGTACACCACCTTCTTGGAGGAGGCCTTCGTGTCCACATAGCCGAGGAACTCCCGGCAGGGATTGCCCTTCACGATTTTCCCAATAAAGACGCCCGTTTCGTTGGGCTCACAGCGGTCGCAGAGACCCTTTTTGTTTCTCAGCGGCTCACCCGTGTGGGGATCGGCTCGTATGATGGATATGGGATAGATCTGCGGTAGTACCCGTGAAACGAAGCCAATGGCTCCCACAGTGCTGTCGTTGTTCATGATATTGGCGTTGCCCTCGGTGGCTCCATAGAATTCACCGACGCGCTGGATGCCAAAGCGCTCAACGAAATGCGGCCAGATTTGAGGACGCAGTCCGTTTCCAAAGACCATGCGCACCTGATGCTTTCGGTCATGTGGTGCCGATGGAGTGGACAATATATAGCGGGCCATCTCACCAATGTACTGGCCAATCTGTCGTGGATGCATTGCGTGAGAAGAGAAGGGGTTATCATGTAAATCACTGCACTTACGGTGCACTGGAAGCGTGCGCAGTCGGCAAAGTAGCCAGAGGCACTGAATTTCTTGCGTATGACCACCGTGGAGCCAAAGAGCAGGGCCTGGCCCATGCTCATCACCCCGCCAGCAGTGTGATAGAGAGGAAGGGGTGTATAGAACACATCCTGGTCTCTAAAACCGAGGGCATAGTGGATGCCGGCGGCAATGAAGAAGTAGCTACAGGATAGAAAGAATGAACAAGAAATGCTAAGCAGGAAAGGATTATCAGGAGAAAGAAATACTCACCGCGAGTGCGTGATGACCGCTGCCTTGGGCAGACCAGTGGTGCCAGAGGTGTAGATGTAGACCAGCTTGTCGTGGTGATCCGCCCGAGTGGCGCCTGCGGCCACTTTATCTTTGGCAGCCGTGTCCAGCAGTCCGTTTAGTTGCTGGGCCAGACCCTGACTCAAGCCCTCGTCAGCAGCATGGGCCAGGCTGCCCTCATCATTGAACTGATAGAGTCCGACATGGGCGGGTAGATCCTTCGCAATGTCCATCACGGCCGATCGGAAGCTGGCCCCGTAAATCAAGGCCGTGCACTGGCCTACAGTGATGCTGTGCTGGAGGGAGGCTCCTCGCAGATTCGTGTTGATGAGGGGTGTAATAACACCTATCTTTGAGAGACCCAGCCAGGTGGCCACAAACTCGGCCCGATTCTCGAGTAGCAGGCCCACCACATCGCCCTTTTTGTATCCGTGACTGTGGAAGACGTTGGCCACGCGGTTCGAATGCTCGTTCAGCTGGCGGAAAGTCCACTGCTGGGACTCGCTCACGATGGCCAGCTTGTCCGGGTGCCGGGCCACACTGGCCTCGAAAATGTCGCCAATGTTGAGGTTCTTGCGCTCCTGTCGCTTCACAAACATCAGCACTCGAATATAGGCAATGAGAGCGCTAAAACGAAAATAGTTTAGATTCAGAGTCGCTTAAGTGAGTATTTGCTACGCAAAGAGCCTACACAATATCGCGAGGACCTGTCACCGCCGCTATGTAGAACCATCTCCAGCCGGGCCGCACCAAGAGTGTTGCTATCACGCTGCAATAGAGAGCCGCCAGTCCCGACCAAGCTCCTAGGTAATACCAGATCAGCGCTGTTCCTCCCGAGAGGACGGGTACCATTATCCACTGTAGGTAGCTTCGCCAGTTGGACCTCTTCTGTTCCATCGGATTGTGACTGGGATCTATGGCTATGGAGACCTAAAGTAGCAGATGAAAGACTCTTAATACGTCGCGTAAACGTTGAATGTAGAATGTCGCTCTTGTCACCAACTAATGATCCACTCGATCCCCCACTAACCCCTCCATTAACAGTTTATTCAAAGCTTTTCCTGATCTTCTGCTAATTGCTTGCTGTTTTGCTTGCACTTCAGTACAGGTAGTCCGCATTAATCATTTAGCACTTTATTTAAGCAATTCGCAAACAACCAAAACGAAATATAAACACAGCAAAAATATAAAGATAATAGTATGTGAATACTAGTATCCGTTTCTATGACCAATATTTCCAGCGGAGATTTCCTTGAAGTGCATCATAGCTTTGTGCTCCGCATCGGCAGTCAACTTGTTTGAGAGACGTATCAAAACGCAAATAGTCAGAGCAGAAGTGAGGCCCACCATAAAGAACAGGATCTAAGATTGGGTATTATAGCGGGGGTGCTTATAAGGATATTCCCTTTACCTTCTGCCAGATGGTCAGAGGCTGGCCCTCCTCTTCCATTAGGAGTTCGTTGTCGCTGCCTGTCATCATTTTAGGAAAATTTTTGTTCAGCTTTTTCGATTCTTCTCACGCTTGAATTGTTCGGTTGATTTGGAAGTTTGTGCTAGTATTTTTTTGACAGTTGTTTCGAGGGAAGTTGGTTCTGTCATGTTGAACGGCAATGATGTCACTTTGAAATGCATCTTTAAACGTGTTTTGGCTCATGTTTTCCCCCCTAAAATATTTACCATCTATTAACTACGATTTTCAGTTGCCCTGATCTTGACTTTCAAGTTCGCTTAAGCGCCAAAAATACACCCGAATAGGACCACATCAAGATGCAGTAATATTTCCACTTAAACCTGATAAAAAAAGACCCCAAACAGACGACAGTTCGCATAATACTCTCAAGACCCAGACCTAGTCCCGGTTATGACCATCAGCAGGCAAAAGTAAActggtttcagtttcagtttaaGATCTTGTTGTACTCTTTGAAAGGGGTATTATAGTTTTGATCAAATGTTTTCATCTACTGCATGTGTATGAACTATCTTTAAAGGTCGTTAACCATTACTTTAAAATCATGTGACTTAATGACTTTCTTCATAGCTCAGCGAAAATTTGATTCAAATAGGATTATCATATTATATGTAAGAGTATCTTTAACTTCGGCCAAGATCtagttttatttttagtagtTTTAATGGCAACGTGAGTATTATTGTTGTCAGATAAGGTGGCGGCCCCAAACCAACTGAATCACAAAGCAAATCAAGCGAAAACCGAAAATATGTTAACCATAAATACTTGTATGCtacctctgtgtgtgtgtgtgtgtgtgtgtatatatatattttgtaaaTGGTATTTACCTGGGTGGAGTTCAAGGCCGTCGGACCATGGCTTGGGGCAGCAGCATCAATAGTGGCTGTGGCAGCCCCATCATCAGCGGGAGCGGTGCACATGGTGTCGGACTTAGCAGCACATTAACAGTGGCTTTTGCTAGTATGTGGATGGGATTAGCAGCTTTGGAGTTGGCTCTGTTGTTTCTATCGCTTTTGTTGGCTACTTTCGTAGCGAAATTATAGGTAATTAGGCGCCAGGCACAGTCGGAAGGAGGAGACAAAAAGAGAGAAGAGTTGAGCGATAGATGGAGACGTGCaaatgggaagagaagagGAGATGTACAGGGAATCCACAATTGTAGTGCAAAGGTGACACAAAAGACAGAAGATGAAGAAAAATGGCCTGTTTTTGAGGCTGACTGAAGCTGTGACGCTTTTGTTTTAAGTGTATCCATTTGTGTGCGGATGTGTGCGTGAGTAAGTACTTTCAAGGTGAGTTTTGGGGTCTGCTCTGCCTGTTTATGTGCGTCGAATCGCAGAGTCAGCAGAAACTTACGCTT
It encodes the following:
- the LOC108160551 gene encoding long-chain fatty acid transport protein 1, producing MCTAPADDGAATATIDAAAPSHGPTALNSTQVSIAIDPSHNPMEQKRSNWRSYLQWIMVPVLSGGTALIWYYLGAWSGLAALYCSVIATLLVRPGWRWFYIAAVTGPRDIVALIAYIRVLMFVKRQERKNLNIGDIFEASVARHPDKLAIVSESQQWTFRQLNEHSNRVANVFHSHGYKKGDVVGLLLENRAEFVATWLGLSKIGVITPLINTNLRGASLQHSITVGQCTALIYGASFRSAVMDIAKDLPAHVGLYQFNDEGSLAHAADEGLSQGLAQQLNGLLDTAAKDKVAAGATRADHHDKLVYIYTSGTTGLPKAAVITHSRYFFIAAGIHYALGFRDQDVFYTPLPLYHTAGGVMSMGQALLFGSTVVIRKKFSASGYFADCARFQCTIGQYIGEMARYILSTPSAPHDRKHQVRMVFGNGLRPQIWPHFVERFGIQRVGEFYGATEGNANIMNNDSTVGAIGFVSRVLPQIYPISIIRADPHTGEPLRNKKGLCDRCEPNETGVFIGKIVKGNPCREFLGYVDTKASSKKVVYDVFAKGDMAFISGDLLVSDERGYLYFKDRTGDTFRWKGENVSTSEVEAQLSNLAGYKDVIVYGVSIPQTEGRAGMAAIYDPTREVKVEMLGQELTKALPSYARPQFLRFLRKIDLTGTFKLRKVELQQQGFDPAAIEDELFYAGSDGVYAPLTQSVYERIQRNEMRF
- the LOC108160553 gene encoding uncharacterized protein LOC108160553, with translation MMTGSDNELLMEEEGQPLTIWQKILFFMVGLTSALTICVLIRLSNKLTADAEHKAMMHFKEISAGNIGHRNGY